A region of bacterium DNA encodes the following proteins:
- a CDS encoding Rrf2 family transcriptional regulator: MEITRATEYAVRCILHLALEPSGRVVPRKEVARAREIPEPFLGKIAQRLARAGIIRIHQGARGGYELVVPPERVTLLQVVESGEGVLSLNKCVLHPQSCSRSCFCPAHRVWSEARRQLRETLAGTTFAALAAQERPVPPVKANKPRRR, from the coding sequence ATGGAGATCACGCGGGCGACTGAATACGCGGTGCGTTGCATCCTGCACCTGGCCCTCGAGCCGTCGGGCCGGGTCGTCCCCCGGAAGGAGGTGGCACGGGCGCGGGAGATCCCCGAGCCGTTCCTCGGCAAGATCGCCCAGCGGCTCGCGCGCGCCGGCATCATCCGCATCCACCAGGGGGCCCGCGGCGGCTACGAGCTGGTCGTGCCGCCGGAGCGGGTCACCCTGCTGCAGGTCGTCGAGTCCGGCGAGGGGGTGCTCTCCCTGAACAAGTGCGTGCTGCACCCCCAGTCCTGCTCCCGTTCCTGCTTCTGCCCGGCGCACCGCGTCTGGTCCGAGGCGCGCCGCCAGCTGCGCGAGACGCTCGCCGGCACGACCTTCGCGGCCCTCGCCGCGCAGGAGCGGCCGGTCCCGCCCGTCAAGGCCAACAAACCGAGGAGGAGGTAG